The following are from one region of the Oscillospiraceae bacterium genome:
- a CDS encoding MazG nucleotide pyrophosphohydrolase domain-containing protein produces the protein MGITISYLQEYIKSKDFHPEQKEKYFMKLAEEIGELARAMRKDLRPEQEGKVKETVEEELWDVVYYILAIANTYDINLEKVIPIKEKINNKKYGNSIKFEGE, from the coding sequence ATGGGCATCACGATTTCTTATTTGCAAGAATACATCAAATCCAAAGATTTTCATCCGGAGCAGAAAGAGAAGTATTTTATGAAGCTGGCGGAGGAGATCGGCGAGCTCGCCCGCGCCATGCGTAAAGACCTTCGACCCGAACAGGAAGGTAAAGTAAAAGAGACCGTGGAAGAAGAACTCTGGGATGTAGTGTATTATATACTGGCGATTGCAAACACCTATGACATCAACCTTGAAAAGGTGATTCCGATTAAGGAAAAAATAAACAACAAAAAATACGGAAACTCAATCAAATTTGAGGGTGAGTGA
- a CDS encoding GNAT family N-acetyltransferase yields the protein MTVVLEEYHSRFREETIERIIRFFGYHCELRGKKPISDEKNHENAAVNLSSWTSDGHELYVIEYNERSVGFLHIGYRGGNVAWIEDIFVDETMRRKGIATEAIKLAEELIKSKPGYDAVCLEVVPRNLDAMRLYHKLGYDSLNMITVRKELYDNNRDKKIALFGLDYKY from the coding sequence ATGACGGTTGTTTTGGAAGAATATCACAGTCGGTTTCGTGAGGAAACGATTGAGCGGATCATCCGCTTTTTCGGATACCACTGCGAACTGCGGGGCAAAAAGCCGATTTCGGATGAGAAGAATCATGAAAACGCCGCTGTAAACCTATCGAGCTGGACTTCGGACGGTCACGAGCTGTATGTGATTGAATACAATGAACGATCTGTTGGATTTTTACATATCGGGTATCGCGGCGGGAATGTGGCGTGGATTGAGGACATCTTCGTCGACGAGACCATGCGCCGAAAAGGCATTGCAACCGAAGCGATTAAACTTGCCGAAGAACTTATCAAAAGCAAACCTGGTTATGACGCGGTTTGTCTGGAAGTGGTTCCGCGCAATCTGGACGCGATGCGGTTATATCATAAATTGGGTTATGATTCGCTCAATATGATCACTGTCCGAAAAGAGCTATATGACAACAATCGCGACAAAAAAATTGCTCTGTTCGGATTGGACTATAAATATTAA